From a region of the Trichoderma atroviride chromosome 6, complete sequence genome:
- a CDS encoding uncharacterized protein (EggNog:ENOG41): MDYLDGYLLVPPDRNHILAKAQWKSRYVFVGRRATINKQKDRQSSNGVWPSSSGPKPLVKAYTDEYCISVFKSKEDAEPSYQWPTSCVLDAQVQMVAYRKQGPIQPTLVVTISDKERKRRSSRSVGLMASKEAGTSTLWFRTPQDDHHNSLHEWAQFILDKKNPTASDGSSTPVFSSPFSPRSREMEYFPRPDSGNQASRQDARPLQHKSSGATYSTGPRERPATFSSDSPSLRSKRSDISSPSSVSQHPIQKSFAVPSQIYTGPMHNDAGLPSIRDSIYQGELIEGWTAAQGRSSTLSSPTRGPETLGSPMEAFMGFDVSAPPAPGETILDRAFQMGHIPWADTSVPGQENFNSIARFDALMREVDDKRKQREAAQRLERAAVRNTYNPQVGQHLDYNQEFDSDDNAHSADEQEGGYDRSPIISPSAQRALAFIADRRGESPRERGSRRPTISRAHLSFHVDTMASASTSQSPPSRPHTAHAKSRLNPTQRTQSTPHLNPISAGRVTDDNASRSGDSDHRRSGASSKRPTAAEIAAEEVWAQSRFPPASGGPI, translated from the exons ATGGATTACCTTGATGGTTATCTCCTTGTTCCTCCCGACCGAAACCACATTCTTGCGAAAGCGCAATGGAAG TCCCGATACGTCTTCGTTGGCAGACGGGCGACGATCAACAAGCAGAAAGACCGACAGAGCAGTAACGGCGTGTGGCCCTCCAGCTCTGGCCCCAAGCCCCTCGTCAAAGCGTATACCGACGAATACTGCATCTCCGTTTTCAAGTCCAAA GAAGATGCGGAACCTTCTTACCAGTGGCCTACGAGCTGCGTTCTCGACGCCCAAGTCCAAATGGTCGCCTATCGCAAACAAGGGCCTATCCAGCCCACGCTTGTTGTCACCATATCCGACAAGGAGCGGAAACGCCGCTCTAGTCGATCTGTGGGCTTGATGGCAAGCAAGGAAGCCGGTACTAGTACTCTGTGGTTTCGAACACCACAGGATGACCATCACAACAGTCTCCATGAGTGGGCTCAGTTTATCCTGGATAAGAAGAATCCTACAGCCTcagatggaagcagcacGCCGGTGTTTTCGAGCCCCTTCAGCCCCAGGAGCCGTGAGATGGAATACTTTCCCAGACCTGATAGCGGAAATCAAGCGAGCCGCCAGGATGCGAGACCTCTACAGCACAAGAGCTCCGGCGCTACGTATTCAACGGGACCTCGCGAGCGGCCTGCCACATTCAGCTCAGATTCGCCGAGCCTGCGATCCAAACGAAGCGACATATCCTCGCCCTCTAGCGTCAGCCAGCACCCGATCCAGAAGTCATTTGCGGTTCCAAGCCAAATCTACACTGGACCGATGCATAACGATGCGGGGTTGCCTTCGATCAGAGACTCGATTTACCAGGGAGAACTGATCGAGGGATGGACGGCGGCCCAGGGGCGCTCCTCGACCTTGAGTTCACCCACGCGTGGCCCTGAAACGCTGGGCTCACCAATGGAGGCGTTCATGGGGTTTGACGTCAGCGCACCGCCTGCCCCTGGAGAGACGATCCTTGACAGGGCCTTTCAGATGGGGCATATTCCATGGGCTGACACAAGCGTCCCCGGTCAGGAGAACTTCAATTCCATTGCTCGATTCGATGCTCTCATGCGTGAAGTAGACGATAAGCGGAAACAGCGAGAGGCTGCCCAGCGCCTGGAACGAGCGGCCGTACGCAACACGTACAATCCTCAAGTCGGGCAACATCTTGACTACAACCAAGAGTTCGACTCCGATGACAACGCGCACTCGGCAGACGAGCAAGAGGGCGGCTATGATAGGAGCCCGATTATTTCCCCTTCGGCTCAGCGAGCATTGGCCTTTATCGCAGATCGACGCGGCGAGTCGCCAAGAGAGCGCGGATCACGACGTCCCACCATCTCCAGGGCTCACTTGAGCTTCCATGTCGATAcgatggcctcggcatcgACATCGCAATCCCCGCCCTCACGGCCTCACACAGCTCACGCCAAAAGTCGCCTCAATCCCACGCAGAGGACCCAGAGCACGCCGCACCTGAATCCAATTTCTGCAGGCAGGGTCACCGATGATAATGCTTCACGGAGCGGAGACTCGGATCATCGCCGCTCTGGCGCGAGCTCCAAAAG ACCAACAGCAGCGGAGATAGCCGCCGAGGAAGTGTGGGCGCAGAGCCGCTTCCCTCCAGCGTCCGGCGGCCCAATATGA